Proteins co-encoded in one Halorussus lipolyticus genomic window:
- a CDS encoding M42 family metallopeptidase: MDFDFDLLAELTETSGVPGYEDRVRELVREEFTGVADSVHTDAMGNVVGTVEGTSDYEVVVAAHMDEIGFMIRNVTDEGFLQIDTLGGWDPDVLRAQRVTVHADDEDLTGVIGSVPTHVKDDDDEFAVEDVYIDLGLPAEAVEERVAVGDLVSMDQTTVEMGDQITGKALDDRVCLFAMLESAKRISDPDVTIHFCATVQEELGVRGAPALGVDLDPDLAVALDVTVANDLPSVKDEGDYVTELGEGAAIKLKDSSVVTTPKVHRRMRSVAEDRGVEHQMEVLPSGATDTSGFQNTHGAKPVGAISIPTRYLHTVTETVHRDDVSATIDLLTAFLETETGDHDYSL, from the coding sequence ATGGATTTCGATTTCGACTTGTTGGCCGAGTTGACCGAGACCAGCGGGGTGCCGGGATACGAGGACCGAGTGCGCGAACTCGTCCGCGAGGAGTTCACGGGGGTCGCCGACTCGGTTCACACCGACGCGATGGGCAACGTCGTGGGGACAGTCGAAGGAACCAGCGACTACGAAGTCGTCGTCGCCGCACACATGGACGAAATCGGCTTCATGATTCGCAACGTCACCGACGAGGGCTTCCTCCAAATCGACACCCTCGGCGGGTGGGACCCGGACGTGCTTCGCGCCCAGCGCGTGACCGTCCACGCCGACGACGAGGACCTCACGGGCGTCATCGGTTCGGTCCCGACCCACGTCAAGGACGACGACGACGAGTTCGCGGTCGAGGACGTGTACATCGACCTCGGACTGCCCGCCGAAGCAGTCGAGGAGCGCGTCGCGGTCGGTGACCTCGTGAGCATGGACCAGACCACCGTCGAGATGGGCGACCAGATTACCGGCAAGGCGTTAGACGACCGGGTGTGTCTGTTCGCCATGCTCGAATCCGCGAAGCGCATCTCGGACCCCGACGTGACCATCCACTTCTGCGCCACGGTGCAGGAAGAACTCGGCGTCCGGGGCGCGCCCGCGCTCGGCGTGGATTTGGACCCGGACCTCGCAGTCGCGCTCGACGTGACTGTCGCCAACGACCTCCCGTCGGTCAAAGACGAGGGCGACTACGTGACCGAACTCGGCGAGGGCGCGGCGATAAAGCTCAAAGACTCCAGCGTGGTCACGACCCCGAAGGTCCACCGCCGGATGCGCTCGGTCGCCGAGGACCGCGGCGTCGAACACCAGATGGAGGTCCTGCCCTCGGGTGCGACCGACACCTCGGGGTTCCAGAACACCCACGGCGCGAAACCGGTGGGCGCGATTTCGATTCCGACCCGGTACCTCCACACCGTCACCGAGACAGTCCACCGAGACGACGTGTCGGCGACCATCGACCTCCTGACCGCCTTCCTCGAAACCGAGACCGGCGACCACGACTACAGCCTTTGA
- a CDS encoding SRPBCC family protein, which translates to MDSVELSTVVYVPPEEAYDFLVDFPGYANYSEHLKQVERHGEGGPGTEYDIHLRWWKLNYVVRSEVTDFEPHERIGWRITKDLHAHGEWRVEHVPDEAPPDRETASRIRLVIEFDADSVSSDMLDLPRLVSLDWVIGKIKPLVLNEGERVVARIVEDLEGQPRDVDLTLHESPDTV; encoded by the coding sequence GTGGATAGCGTCGAACTCAGCACCGTCGTCTACGTGCCGCCCGAGGAGGCCTACGACTTCCTCGTCGATTTTCCGGGGTACGCCAACTACTCCGAGCATCTCAAACAGGTCGAGCGTCACGGCGAGGGCGGTCCCGGAACGGAGTACGACATCCACCTGCGCTGGTGGAAACTCAACTACGTCGTCCGGTCGGAAGTGACCGACTTCGAACCCCACGAGCGCATCGGGTGGCGAATCACCAAGGACCTACACGCCCACGGCGAGTGGCGCGTCGAACACGTCCCCGACGAGGCCCCGCCCGACCGCGAGACGGCCTCTCGGATTCGCCTCGTCATCGAGTTCGACGCCGACTCGGTGAGTTCCGACATGCTCGACCTGCCCCGACTGGTCTCGCTCGACTGGGTTATCGGCAAAATCAAACCGCTAGTGCTGAACGAGGGCGAGCGCGTGGTGGCCCGAATCGTGGAGGACCTCGAAGGCCAGCCCCGAGACGTAGATTTGACGCTCCACGAGTCGCCCGACACGGTGTAG
- a CDS encoding plastocyanin/azurin family copper-binding protein, with translation MSMEGSESVTRRGFLRTATGAAATAGAAGTAAAESEQEGGGGGAKEVIVGPGGSLVFEPADLEITPGTTVNFVWESDNHNIVPDGQPDGADWQGTEGGASKTYDTGHEYSYTFETEGTFEYFCQPHKTAGMVGSITVTPDAGGGGGGGPAIPSSAKTLGIATTAALVFTLGLAYFFMKYGGDYGQAE, from the coding sequence ATGAGCATGGAAGGAAGCGAGTCGGTCACGCGGCGCGGATTCCTTCGGACCGCCACGGGCGCGGCCGCGACTGCGGGCGCGGCGGGAACCGCGGCGGCCGAGAGCGAACAAGAAGGCGGCGGTGGCGGTGCCAAAGAGGTCATCGTCGGTCCCGGTGGGAGTCTGGTGTTCGAACCCGCCGACCTCGAAATCACGCCGGGCACGACGGTCAACTTCGTCTGGGAGTCAGACAACCACAACATCGTCCCCGATGGCCAACCCGACGGCGCGGACTGGCAGGGGACCGAGGGCGGCGCGAGCAAGACCTACGACACGGGCCACGAGTACAGTTACACCTTCGAGACGGAGGGCACCTTCGAGTACTTCTGCCAGCCCCACAAGACGGCCGGGATGGTCGGGTCCATTACGGTCACGCCGGACGCGGGCGGTGGCGGCGGTGGCGGCCCCGCGATTCCGTCCAGTGCCAAGACGCTCGGCATCGCCACGACGGCCGCGCTGGTGTTCACGCTCGGTCTGGCCTACTTCTTCATGAAGTACGGCGGCGACTACGGACAGGCAGAGTAA
- a CDS encoding 50S ribosomal protein L1, with product MADQEIEQAVSRALEDAPERNFRETVDLAVNLRDLDLNEPSNRVDESIVLPSGTGQETKIVVFAEGETALRAEDVADEVFDSDDLEDLGDDDDEAKDLADETDFFIAEAALMQDIGRYLGTILGPRGKMPEPLQPDDDVVETVQRMKNTVQLRSGDRRTFHTRVGAEDMDAEEIADNIDVILRRLHSNLEKGPLNIDNVFVKTTMGPAVEVA from the coding sequence ATGGCAGATCAGGAGATAGAGCAAGCAGTCTCTCGCGCACTCGAGGATGCACCTGAGCGGAACTTCCGCGAAACGGTGGACCTCGCAGTCAACCTGCGCGACCTAGATTTGAACGAACCGTCGAACCGCGTAGACGAAAGTATCGTCCTCCCGTCCGGTACCGGACAGGAGACGAAGATTGTCGTGTTCGCGGAGGGCGAAACCGCCCTTCGCGCCGAAGACGTTGCCGACGAGGTTTTCGACAGCGACGACCTCGAAGACCTCGGCGACGACGACGACGAGGCCAAAGACCTCGCGGACGAGACCGACTTCTTCATCGCCGAAGCGGCGCTGATGCAAGACATCGGTCGGTACCTCGGTACCATCCTCGGCCCGCGCGGTAAGATGCCCGAACCGCTCCAGCCCGACGACGACGTCGTCGAGACCGTCCAGCGGATGAAGAATACGGTCCAGCTACGGAGTGGCGACCGACGCACTTTCCACACCCGCGTCGGGGCAGAGGACATGGACGCGGAGGAAATCGCCGACAACATCGACGTGATTCTCCGCCGACTCCACTCGAATCTCGAAAAAGGCCCGCTGAACATCGACAACGTCTTCGTGAAGACGACGATGGGACCGGCCGTGGAGGTGGCCTAA
- a CDS encoding 50S ribosomal protein L10, with amino-acid sequence MSAERKTETIPQWKQEEVDDIADLIESYSSVGIVNVTGIPSRQLQTMRRNLHGSAELRISRNTLLVRALEQVNEGVEDLTQYVSGEVGLIGTNDNPFGLYKQLEASKSPAPIGAGEVAPNDIVIPEGDTGVDPGPFVGELQSIGAAARIMEGSIHVTEDSVIAEEGEEVSEEAANVLAELGIEPKEVGLDLRGVYSDGVLFESEELEIDVEEYRADIESAAARARNLSVNAVYPTAQTTPTLIQKAEGEAKSLGLQAEVESPDVVPDLVSKADGQVRALAGQIDDEDALPEELRDVEAPAAGGSSEDESTDEETESEADESEADDADDEEDDDGDDGGDALGAMFG; translated from the coding sequence ATGTCGGCCGAGCGTAAGACCGAGACCATCCCCCAATGGAAACAGGAGGAGGTCGACGACATCGCCGACCTCATCGAGAGCTACAGCAGTGTCGGCATCGTCAACGTGACGGGCATCCCGTCGCGCCAGCTTCAGACGATGCGGCGCAACCTTCACGGGAGCGCCGAACTCCGCATCAGCCGGAACACGCTACTGGTCCGCGCCCTCGAACAAGTGAACGAGGGCGTCGAGGACCTTACCCAGTACGTCTCCGGCGAAGTCGGACTCATCGGCACGAACGACAACCCCTTCGGGCTGTACAAACAGCTCGAAGCCTCCAAGAGTCCCGCGCCCATCGGCGCGGGCGAAGTCGCGCCCAACGACATCGTCATCCCCGAGGGTGACACGGGCGTCGACCCCGGTCCGTTCGTGGGCGAACTCCAGTCCATCGGTGCGGCGGCCCGCATCATGGAAGGGTCCATCCACGTCACCGAGGACAGCGTTATCGCCGAGGAGGGCGAGGAAGTGTCCGAGGAAGCGGCCAACGTCCTCGCGGAACTCGGCATCGAGCCGAAGGAAGTGGGACTGGACCTGCGCGGCGTCTACTCCGACGGCGTCCTGTTCGAGTCCGAGGAGTTGGAAATCGACGTCGAGGAGTACCGCGCGGACATCGAGTCTGCGGCGGCCCGCGCCCGCAACCTCTCGGTCAACGCGGTCTACCCGACCGCCCAGACCACGCCGACCCTCATCCAGAAGGCCGAGGGCGAGGCCAAGAGCCTCGGTCTGCAGGCCGAAGTCGAGAGTCCGGACGTCGTGCCGGACCTCGTGAGCAAGGCGGACGGACAGGTTCGTGCGCTTGCTGGACAGATCGACGACGAGGACGCCCTCCCCGAGGAGCTTCGTGACGTAGAGGCTCCCGCCGCGGGCGGCTCCTCCGAGGACGAATCGACCGACGAAGAAACCGAATCCGAAGCCGACGAGAGCGAGGCCGACGACGCCGACGACGAGGAAGACGACGACGGCGACGACGGCGGAGACGCTCTCGGCGCGATGTTCGGATAA
- the rpl12p gene encoding 50S ribosomal protein P1 — protein sequence MEYVYAALILNESGEEINEDNLTNVLDAAGVDVEESRVKALVAALEDVDIDEAVEQAAAVPAGGAAAGGAAAEGGADEESADEDESADEEEEAAEEEDDGDDEADGEGLGELFG from the coding sequence ATGGAATACGTTTACGCTGCACTCATCCTGAACGAATCGGGCGAAGAAATCAACGAAGACAACCTCACCAACGTACTCGACGCCGCCGGCGTCGATGTCGAGGAGTCCCGCGTCAAGGCGCTCGTCGCCGCGCTGGAAGACGTCGACATCGACGAGGCCGTCGAGCAGGCCGCGGCCGTGCCCGCTGGCGGAGCCGCCGCCGGCGGTGCCGCCGCAGAGGGCGGTGCCGACGAGGAGTCCGCCGACGAGGACGAGTCCGCCGACGAGGAAGAGGAAGCGGCCGAAGAAGAGGACGACGGCGACGACGAGGCCGACGGCGAGGGTCTCGGCGAACTCTTCGGTTAA
- a CDS encoding tripartite tricarboxylate transporter permease, which produces MEAVGVRLGMGLGTSATALAFVLGGIALGTLSGLTPGLHVNNLALLLASVAPAVPGPARLVGAAMLSAGVVHSFLDAVPALALGVPDAAMAATALPGHRLVVAGRGREAVRLSALGSGLAVAFAVPLAVPITRGMTVAYPVVRNHLPIVLGGVVAFLLLTEGSARAVGGGAAAFAGSATLGHATLDLSPTAPLAAGGMLTPLFAGLFGAPVLVEALSGSGVPEQDDPVIATSRRIVAVTALAGSVAGAVVGYLPGVSSAVAAVIALALVPGSTEARGFVVATSGVNTANTIFALFALSALGTPRTGVMVALQEVGAPVNLPLLLASAGIAGIAGFLLVLSVGDRYLRAVGSLDQFRLSMAVLCLLAGLSFLFAGGVGVIVFAVAALVGLVPAQFGARRVHLMGVLLGPLMLGL; this is translated from the coding sequence ATGGAAGCAGTCGGCGTCCGACTCGGGATGGGCTTGGGGACCTCAGCCACGGCGCTGGCGTTCGTCCTCGGCGGCATCGCCTTGGGAACGCTCAGCGGCCTCACGCCCGGTCTCCACGTGAACAACCTCGCGCTCCTGCTGGCGTCGGTTGCGCCCGCGGTCCCCGGCCCGGCGCGACTCGTCGGCGCGGCGATGCTGTCCGCCGGGGTGGTCCACTCCTTCCTCGACGCCGTGCCCGCTCTCGCACTCGGGGTGCCCGACGCCGCGATGGCGGCGACCGCTCTGCCGGGCCACCGCCTCGTTGTCGCCGGGCGAGGCCGCGAGGCGGTCCGCCTCTCCGCGCTCGGGAGCGGACTGGCCGTCGCGTTCGCGGTCCCGCTGGCGGTTCCGATTACCCGCGGCATGACCGTGGCCTACCCCGTCGTCCGAAATCATCTCCCTATCGTCCTCGGCGGCGTGGTCGCCTTCCTCCTGCTGACCGAGGGTTCGGCCCGCGCCGTCGGCGGCGGCGCGGCGGCTTTCGCCGGAAGCGCAACCCTCGGCCACGCGACCCTTGACCTCTCGCCGACCGCACCGCTCGCGGCGGGCGGGATGCTCACGCCCCTGTTCGCCGGACTGTTCGGCGCGCCCGTCCTCGTCGAGGCCCTCTCGGGGTCGGGCGTCCCCGAGCAGGACGACCCCGTAATCGCAACCTCCCGCCGAATCGTGGCGGTTACGGCGCTTGCAGGTAGCGTCGCCGGTGCGGTCGTGGGCTACCTGCCGGGCGTCTCGTCGGCCGTCGCCGCGGTCATCGCGCTGGCGCTCGTCCCCGGTTCGACCGAGGCCCGCGGGTTCGTGGTTGCGACCAGCGGGGTCAACACCGCGAACACGATTTTCGCCCTGTTCGCACTCTCGGCGCTCGGCACGCCCCGGACCGGCGTGATGGTCGCGCTTCAGGAGGTCGGTGCCCCGGTGAACTTGCCCTTGCTCCTCGCCAGCGCCGGAATCGCCGGCATCGCTGGCTTCCTGCTGGTCCTCTCGGTCGGCGACCGCTACCTCCGGGCAGTCGGGTCGCTCGACCAGTTCCGGTTGTCGATGGCGGTCCTCTGTCTGCTCGCCGGACTGAGTTTCCTGTTCGCCGGCGGAGTCGGCGTGATTGTCTTCGCCGTCGCGGCGCTGGTGGGACTGGTCCCTGCCCAGTTCGGTGCCCGGCGGGTTCACCTGATGGGCGTTCTGCTCGGTCCGCTGATGCTGGGTCTCTGA
- a CDS encoding SRPBCC family protein — protein sequence MPTYQRAARIGAPLSAVWDFHSRIGGLEALTPDWMNLRVEEVRGPDGDLRGDDALLEAGTRVRLSMQPLGLGPRQRWTTRITRRDEGDSTAVFADVMEGGPFPEWHHTHSFYAISDEATLVRDRVEYELPVVRGLLGPLGWIGFEPMFRDRHRRTKRILEA from the coding sequence ATGCCCACCTACCAGCGAGCGGCCCGCATCGGCGCGCCCCTGTCGGCGGTCTGGGACTTCCACTCCCGAATCGGCGGACTGGAGGCGCTGACTCCCGACTGGATGAACCTCCGGGTCGAGGAGGTCCGCGGACCGGACGGCGACCTGCGCGGCGACGACGCCCTCCTCGAAGCCGGCACCCGAGTCCGACTGTCGATGCAACCCCTCGGTCTCGGGCCGCGCCAGCGGTGGACCACCCGCATCACCCGCAGGGACGAAGGCGACAGTACAGCGGTCTTCGCCGACGTGATGGAGGGCGGTCCCTTCCCGGAGTGGCACCACACCCACTCCTTCTACGCCATCAGCGACGAGGCGACGCTGGTCCGGGACCGCGTGGAGTACGAACTGCCCGTGGTTCGGGGCCTCCTCGGGCCGCTGGGGTGGATTGGCTTCGAACCGATGTTTCGGGACCGCCACCGCCGGACGAAGCGAATACTGGAGGCGTGA
- a CDS encoding pyridoxal phosphate-dependent aminotransferase — MVSERATRTTPFAAMDVLERANRMDDVVHLEVGEPDFETPEAVTESAVAALRAGETGYTSSKGKPQLRRAIADYYDRRYGVDVDPERIVVTSGSSPALLLAFSALVDPGDEVVLTDPYYACYPNFVRQVGGRVSTVSLAADDGFRPRADSFAPTVDSETEALLLNSPANPTGAVFSDSTLEELVELAEEADATVVSDEVYHGLTYDGDDHTALEYTDDAFVIDGFSKRFSMTGWRLGWMVAPDEYVGHVNRIAQNTLICAPNFVQSGGVAALDEVGDDFLDDVRETYRERRDYLVSEVEDWGLSMDYTPGGAYYLLVDVSDLPGDAFDAADFFLEEAGVAMTPGPDFGTNAEECLRVSYANSAERLAEASERVQRALERVESPTAD; from the coding sequence ATGGTTTCGGAGCGCGCGACCAGAACGACCCCGTTCGCCGCGATGGACGTTCTCGAACGGGCCAACCGCATGGACGACGTTGTACACCTCGAAGTGGGCGAACCGGATTTCGAGACGCCCGAGGCAGTCACCGAGTCGGCAGTCGCGGCGCTCCGCGCGGGCGAGACAGGGTACACCTCCTCGAAGGGCAAACCACAACTCCGGCGCGCAATCGCGGACTACTACGACCGCCGGTACGGCGTGGACGTGGACCCCGAGCGCATCGTCGTGACCTCCGGGTCGTCGCCCGCGCTCCTGCTGGCGTTCTCGGCGCTGGTGGACCCCGGCGACGAGGTGGTGCTGACCGACCCCTACTACGCCTGCTACCCCAACTTCGTCAGACAGGTCGGCGGGAGGGTTTCGACCGTCTCGCTGGCGGCCGACGACGGATTTCGGCCGCGGGCCGATTCCTTCGCGCCCACGGTGGACTCGGAGACGGAGGCCCTCCTGCTCAACTCCCCGGCGAACCCCACCGGCGCGGTGTTCTCGGACTCGACGCTCGAAGAACTGGTCGAACTCGCCGAGGAGGCCGACGCCACGGTGGTCTCCGACGAGGTGTACCACGGCCTGACCTACGATGGCGACGACCACACCGCCTTAGAGTACACCGACGACGCCTTCGTGATAGACGGCTTCTCGAAGCGATTCTCGATGACGGGGTGGCGACTCGGGTGGATGGTCGCACCCGACGAGTACGTCGGCCACGTCAATCGCATCGCCCAGAACACGCTCATCTGCGCGCCCAACTTCGTCCAGTCCGGTGGGGTCGCGGCGTTAGACGAGGTGGGCGACGACTTTCTGGACGACGTGCGCGAGACCTACCGCGAGCGCCGGGACTACCTCGTGAGCGAAGTCGAGGACTGGGGCCTGAGCATGGACTACACGCCGGGCGGCGCGTACTACCTGCTGGTGGACGTGAGCGACCTGCCGGGGGACGCTTTTGACGCCGCGGACTTCTTCCTCGAAGAAGCGGGCGTGGCGATGACGCCCGGCCCGGACTTCGGGACCAACGCCGAGGAGTGTCTGCGGGTCTCCTACGCCAACAGCGCCGAGCGACTGGCCGAGGCCTCCGAGCGAGTCCAGCGGGCCTTGGAGCGCGTCGAGAGTCCGACCGCGGACTAA
- the lrpA1 gene encoding HTH-type transcriptional regulator LrpA1 yields MSTQSTEDRILSVLEDDAQASYAEIADRANVSKPTVRKYIEKLEDEGVIVGYSAEIDPKKLSSKSIALVGMDVASEKYVEATRDLKALDEVETLYSSSGDHMLMAEVRAADGDAVGDVISEKMLEIDGVTAAHPSFLQERLK; encoded by the coding sequence ATGAGTACCCAATCCACCGAAGACCGGATTCTATCGGTCCTAGAGGACGACGCCCAAGCGTCGTACGCCGAAATCGCCGACCGGGCGAACGTCTCGAAGCCCACGGTTCGGAAATACATCGAAAAGCTGGAAGACGAGGGGGTCATCGTGGGGTATTCGGCCGAAATCGACCCCAAGAAGCTGTCTAGCAAGTCCATCGCGCTCGTCGGGATGGACGTCGCCAGCGAGAAGTACGTCGAGGCCACCCGCGATTTGAAGGCGCTGGACGAAGTGGAGACTCTCTATTCGTCGTCGGGCGACCACATGCTGATGGCGGAGGTCCGGGCGGCGGACGGCGACGCCGTGGGCGACGTTATCAGCGAGAAGATGCTGGAAATCGACGGCGTGACGGCGGCCCATCCGTCGTTCCTCCAAGAACGGCTGAAGTAG
- a CDS encoding thiamine pyrophosphate-dependent enzyme, producing the protein MSAFNAIGEERDIDRDEFTPEIEPQATWCPGCGDFGVLKALKQAMPEVGRNPEETLLVTGIGCSGKLSSYFRSYGFHSIHGRSLPVARAAKMANPDLEVIAAGGDGDGYGIGGNHFMHTARENHDMTYIVFDNEIFGLTKGQTSPTSPKGHKSKTQPHGSAKQPIRPLSLALTSGASYVARTAAVNPNQAKEILTEAMEHDGFAHVDFLTQCPTWNKDAKQYVPYIDVQDSDDYDFDITDRGEASEMMQEAEDALYEGKVLTGRFYHDEDRPSYQQEKRNAGDMPEEPLAERYFDDDYEWERSYDLLDRHK; encoded by the coding sequence ATGAGTGCATTCAACGCAATCGGCGAGGAGCGCGACATCGACAGAGACGAGTTCACTCCGGAAATCGAGCCGCAGGCGACGTGGTGTCCGGGCTGTGGCGACTTCGGCGTCCTGAAGGCGCTGAAGCAGGCCATGCCCGAGGTCGGCCGTAACCCCGAGGAGACCCTGCTGGTTACGGGTATCGGCTGTTCCGGCAAGCTGTCGAGTTACTTCCGGAGCTACGGGTTCCACTCCATCCACGGCCGGTCGCTCCCGGTCGCTCGCGCGGCCAAGATGGCCAACCCGGACCTCGAAGTCATCGCGGCGGGCGGTGACGGCGACGGCTACGGCATCGGCGGGAACCACTTCATGCACACCGCCCGCGAGAACCACGACATGACCTACATCGTCTTCGACAACGAAATCTTCGGGCTGACCAAGGGCCAGACCTCCCCGACCAGTCCGAAGGGTCACAAGTCGAAGACTCAGCCTCACGGGAGCGCCAAACAGCCGATTCGACCCCTGTCGCTCGCGCTGACCTCCGGGGCGTCCTACGTCGCCCGGACCGCGGCGGTCAACCCGAATCAGGCCAAGGAAATCCTGACCGAGGCGATGGAACACGACGGGTTCGCCCACGTGGACTTCCTGACCCAGTGCCCGACGTGGAACAAGGACGCAAAGCAGTACGTCCCGTACATCGACGTGCAGGACAGCGACGACTACGACTTCGACATCACCGACCGCGGCGAGGCGTCGGAGATGATGCAGGAGGCCGAGGACGCCCTCTACGAGGGCAAAGTCCTCACCGGTCGGTTCTACCACGACGAGGACCGACCCTCCTACCAGCAGGAAAAGCGGAACGCGGGCGACATGCCCGAGGAGCCACTCGCAGAGCGGTACTTCGACGACGACTACGAGTGGGAGCGTAGCTACGACCTGCTCGACCGCCACAAGTAA